A stretch of the Halococcus hamelinensis 100A6 genome encodes the following:
- a CDS encoding HpcH/HpaI aldolase/citrate lyase family protein, with product MARRSVLFTPGDRPEMLRKAPTTGADVVVFDLEDAVAPERMVEAREAVNDVLTTDFDPDCEVCVRVTAEAVEADLDVVLRGDPRLDAVMCPKVDSVADVERVADALSDRAVDRPIFALVETARGVLEAPAIAAADPTTAVCFGAEDLAADIGATRTSEGTEVLYARERVVLAASAAGVDAVDIVFTAIEDGEGLAEETAFGAGLGYDGKMVIHPSQVAVVNDAYTPTPERVEWAERVLDARDRAANEGRGVFRVDDEMVDAPLVAQAERVVELARAADA from the coding sequence ATGGCTAGGCGAAGCGTGCTGTTCACGCCGGGTGACCGCCCCGAGATGCTTCGAAAGGCCCCGACGACCGGTGCCGACGTCGTCGTCTTCGACCTGGAGGACGCGGTCGCCCCCGAACGGATGGTCGAGGCCCGCGAGGCGGTCAACGACGTTCTGACGACGGATTTCGACCCGGACTGTGAGGTCTGCGTACGGGTCACCGCCGAGGCGGTCGAGGCGGACCTCGACGTCGTCCTTCGAGGTGACCCCCGCCTCGACGCGGTGATGTGCCCGAAAGTCGACTCCGTGGCGGACGTCGAGCGGGTCGCCGACGCGCTCTCGGACCGCGCCGTCGATCGCCCTATCTTCGCCTTGGTCGAGACCGCTCGGGGCGTACTGGAGGCTCCGGCGATCGCCGCGGCCGACCCGACGACGGCGGTCTGTTTCGGGGCCGAGGACCTCGCCGCCGATATCGGGGCGACCCGGACCTCCGAGGGAACCGAAGTGCTCTACGCCCGCGAGCGGGTCGTGCTCGCGGCGAGCGCCGCCGGGGTGGACGCGGTCGACATCGTCTTCACCGCGATCGAGGACGGCGAGGGATTGGCCGAGGAGACCGCGTTCGGGGCGGGGCTCGGCTACGACGGCAAGATGGTGATCCATCCGTCCCAGGTCGCCGTCGTCAACGATGCCTACACCCCGACGCCCGAGCGGGTCGAGTGGGCCGAACGCGTGCTCGACGCCCGCGACCGGGCCGCGAACGAGGGCCGCGGCGTGTTCCGGGTCGACGACGAGATGGTCGACGCGCCGCTCGTCGCGCAGGCCGAACGGGTAGTCGAACTCGCCCGTGCCGCCGACGCGTGA
- the rocF gene encoding arginase — protein MAIRTIGVPMDLGADRRGVDMGPSALRYAGLAATLDSIGRSYTDAGDLSVSHAEERDPETRDPRAKYLDEIESVCGRLADEVADAVATNDLPLVLGGDHSIAIGSLAGSAREASLGAIWFDAHSDVNTPETTPSGNVHGMPLAAALGWGSFADTPWANAPTLREENVVLVGLRSVDDPERERIRESDVTAFTMSDIDERGVVDVTEDALDIATRDVDGVHVSLDLDWLDPRHAPGVGTPVRGGVTYREAHSALETVAERESMLRSLEVVEANPILDSHNETAELGVELLASALGKRVL, from the coding sequence ATGGCAATCAGAACCATCGGGGTACCGATGGACCTCGGGGCCGACCGCCGCGGGGTCGACATGGGTCCCTCCGCCCTCCGATACGCGGGCCTCGCCGCCACACTCGACTCTATCGGCCGGTCGTACACCGACGCGGGCGACCTCTCGGTCTCCCACGCCGAGGAGCGCGACCCCGAGACCCGCGACCCCCGGGCGAAGTACCTCGACGAGATCGAATCGGTCTGTGGCCGCCTCGCCGACGAGGTCGCCGACGCGGTCGCCACGAACGACCTCCCGTTGGTGCTCGGCGGCGACCACTCGATCGCCATCGGCTCGCTCGCCGGCAGCGCCCGCGAGGCAAGCCTCGGCGCGATCTGGTTCGACGCCCACAGCGACGTCAACACGCCCGAGACCACCCCCTCGGGCAACGTTCACGGGATGCCGCTCGCCGCCGCGCTCGGCTGGGGCTCGTTCGCCGACACCCCGTGGGCCAACGCGCCGACCCTCCGCGAGGAGAACGTCGTCCTCGTCGGCCTCCGAAGCGTCGACGACCCCGAACGCGAGCGCATCCGCGAGTCCGACGTCACCGCCTTCACCATGTCCGACATCGACGAGCGGGGCGTGGTCGACGTCACCGAGGACGCGCTCGACATCGCCACCCGTGACGTCGACGGTGTTCACGTGAGCCTCGACCTCGACTGGCTCGACCCCCGCCACGCCCCCGGCGTCGGGACGCCCGTCAGGGGCGGCGTGACCTACCGCGAGGCCCACTCCGCGCTGGAGACCGTCGCCGAACGCGAGTCCATGCTCCGCTCGCTCGAAGTCGTCGAGGCCAACCCGATCCTCGACTCACACAACGAGACCGCCGAACTCGGTGTCGAACTCCTCGCGAGCGCGCTCGGGAAACGAGTACTCTAG
- a CDS encoding Glu/Leu/Phe/Val family dehydrogenase, producing MSEDVNPFESLHEQIDDAAAVLDVAPGVLDRFKHPERVLETTLSIERDDGSLATFDAFRSQYNGDRGPYKGGLRYHPNVTRDEVKALSGWMAYKCAMVDIPYGGGKGGITVDPEDLSENELERLTRAFGAELRRVIGPDVDVPAPDVNTGPREMNWLKDTYETLENTTAPGVVTGKALESGGSEGRVEATGRSVMFTAREAFDYLDIDLDGATVAVEGYGNVGAIAARLLEDEGATIVAVSDSSGGVHSPEGLDAQAVRDHKTETGSVEGAPDIEERLTDEELLTLDVDLLIPAALENAIDGDLAEEVEADVIVEGANGPLTPRADDVLSDRDVAVFPDVLANAGGVTVSYFEWVQNRQRFYWDEERVNDELETVMVEAFEDLVETYEDRGLPSFRTAAYVVGLSRLLDAYDEAGTFP from the coding sequence ATGTCCGAGGACGTGAACCCTTTCGAGAGCCTCCACGAACAGATAGACGACGCCGCCGCGGTCCTCGACGTTGCCCCGGGGGTTCTCGACCGGTTCAAGCACCCAGAACGCGTGCTCGAAACCACGCTTTCGATAGAACGCGACGACGGCTCGCTCGCTACCTTCGACGCCTTCCGCTCGCAGTACAACGGCGACCGTGGCCCGTACAAGGGCGGGCTCCGGTATCACCCGAACGTCACGCGTGACGAGGTGAAGGCGCTCTCGGGGTGGATGGCCTACAAGTGCGCGATGGTCGACATCCCCTACGGTGGCGGGAAGGGCGGGATCACGGTCGACCCGGAGGATTTGTCGGAAAACGAACTCGAACGTCTCACCCGGGCGTTCGGGGCCGAACTTCGGCGGGTCATCGGACCCGACGTCGACGTTCCCGCGCCCGACGTCAACACCGGCCCGCGCGAGATGAACTGGCTGAAGGACACCTACGAGACGCTCGAAAACACCACCGCGCCGGGTGTCGTCACGGGCAAGGCGCTCGAATCCGGCGGGAGCGAGGGGCGGGTCGAGGCCACGGGTCGGTCGGTGATGTTCACCGCGCGCGAGGCGTTCGACTATCTCGACATCGACCTCGACGGCGCGACGGTCGCGGTCGAGGGCTACGGCAACGTCGGCGCGATCGCGGCCCGGCTCCTCGAAGACGAGGGCGCGACCATCGTGGCGGTCTCCGATTCGAGCGGCGGGGTCCACAGCCCGGAGGGCCTCGACGCCCAAGCGGTCAGGGACCACAAGACCGAGACCGGGAGCGTCGAGGGCGCGCCCGACATCGAGGAACGGCTCACCGACGAGGAGCTCCTGACCCTCGACGTCGACCTCCTCATCCCCGCCGCACTCGAAAACGCGATCGACGGCGACCTCGCCGAGGAGGTCGAGGCCGACGTCATCGTGGAGGGCGCGAACGGGCCGCTCACGCCGCGGGCCGACGACGTGTTGAGCGACCGTGACGTCGCGGTCTTCCCCGACGTGCTCGCGAACGCCGGCGGGGTCACGGTGTCGTACTTCGAGTGGGTGCAGAACCGTCAGCGGTTCTACTGGGACGAGGAGCGGGTCAACGACGAGCTCGAGACGGTGATGGTCGAGGCGTTCGAGGACCTCGTCGAGACATACGAGGACCGCGGGCTGCCGAGCTTTCGGACGGCGGCCTACGTGGTCGGGCTCTCGCGACTCCTCGACGCCTACGACGAGGCCGGCACCTTCCCCTGA
- a CDS encoding DUF502 domain-containing protein, translated as MSTPRDAESAQSGIVGRVREWLISGAALTIPFIITVMVLGFVLNFLSNVLTPVVEAAGVVGLNEPVRSLARSIGLGPAFGSVFIEFGTVLALVALVLVVGFAANATSSKHGFSEWFHTAMEAIPGVGSVYTSFRRMSDVLLESDTSSFQEVKLIEFPNEGTYSFAFVTATPPDTINEAANHDDLRTLFMPLAPNPVMGGFLVHVPSARVYDVDMTVEQAVSAIVTSGVAIGETDEAAGLSADELAALGQYDTERTNLEEGLVGAPAERGSASERETDDDR; from the coding sequence ATGTCTACACCTCGCGACGCCGAGTCGGCCCAAAGCGGGATCGTCGGGCGGGTTCGAGAGTGGCTCATCAGCGGGGCCGCGCTCACGATCCCCTTCATCATCACGGTGATGGTGCTCGGGTTCGTGCTCAACTTCCTCAGCAACGTCCTCACACCGGTGGTCGAGGCCGCGGGGGTGGTGGGACTCAACGAACCCGTTCGGAGCCTCGCCCGGTCGATCGGACTCGGCCCCGCCTTCGGGTCGGTGTTCATCGAGTTCGGGACGGTACTCGCGTTGGTAGCACTGGTGCTCGTCGTGGGCTTCGCCGCGAACGCCACCTCCTCGAAACACGGCTTCTCGGAGTGGTTCCACACCGCGATGGAGGCCATCCCCGGCGTCGGGTCGGTCTACACGAGTTTTCGCCGGATGAGCGACGTCCTGCTCGAGAGCGACACCAGCAGCTTCCAGGAGGTCAAACTCATCGAGTTCCCGAACGAGGGGACCTACTCGTTCGCGTTCGTGACCGCGACGCCGCCCGATACGATCAACGAGGCGGCGAACCACGACGACCTCCGGACGCTGTTCATGCCGCTCGCGCCGAACCCCGTGATGGGGGGGTTCCTGGTTCACGTCCCGAGCGCCCGGGTCTACGACGTCGATATGACCGTCGAGCAGGCCGTCAGCGCGATCGTCACCAGCGGCGTGGCGATCGGTGAAACCGACGAGGCGGCCGGACTCTCGGCCGACGAACTCGCGGCGCTCGGGCAGTACGACACCGAACGGACCAACCTCGAAGAGGGGCTCGTCGGCGCGCCGGCGGAGCGGGGGTCGGCGAGCGAACGCGAGACGGACGACGACCGGTAA
- the gdhB gene encoding glutamate dehydrogenase GdhB, with protein sequence MTTTAPPETDEPFETAADTARRQLDRAAAYIDVDPGTVERLKHPKSVHRVSVPIERENGETEVYRGYRAQHDSARGPFKGGLRYHPGVTAEECIGLSMWMTWKCAVMNIPFGGGKGGIVVDPKDLSESEIEQLTRRFAEELRNVIGPMRDIPAPDMGTGSREMAWFMDAYSMQEGETIPGVVTGKPPVVGGSYGREEAPGRSAAIITREVLGYYDRDITETTVAIQGFGSVGANAARLLDSYGANVVAVSDVDGGIYDPAGLDTEAVISHEEQPGMVSGDAASDTLSNAELLELDVDVVIPAAIGNVLTADNADDVRADIVIEGANGPTTTHGDEILNRRGIPVVPDILANAGGVTVSYFEWLQDINRRAWSIEVVNEELDDEMVSAWNDVREAFETHDGATWREAAYIVGLRRVGAAHSARGLWP encoded by the coding sequence ATGACCACGACAGCTCCACCCGAAACCGACGAACCGTTCGAGACCGCAGCCGACACCGCCCGCCGCCAGCTCGACCGTGCCGCGGCGTACATCGACGTCGACCCCGGCACCGTCGAGCGGCTCAAACACCCGAAATCCGTCCACCGGGTATCGGTCCCGATCGAACGCGAGAACGGCGAAACCGAGGTCTACAGGGGGTATCGCGCCCAGCACGACAGCGCGCGCGGGCCGTTCAAGGGTGGGCTCCGCTACCATCCCGGCGTGACCGCCGAGGAGTGCATCGGCCTCTCGATGTGGATGACCTGGAAGTGCGCGGTGATGAACATCCCCTTCGGCGGTGGGAAGGGTGGCATCGTGGTCGACCCCAAGGACCTCTCCGAGAGCGAGATCGAACAGCTCACCCGCCGGTTCGCCGAGGAGCTGCGCAACGTCATCGGACCGATGCGGGACATCCCCGCACCCGACATGGGCACCGGGAGCCGGGAGATGGCCTGGTTCATGGACGCCTACTCGATGCAGGAGGGCGAGACCATCCCCGGCGTCGTCACGGGCAAACCGCCGGTCGTCGGGGGGAGCTACGGTCGCGAGGAGGCCCCCGGTCGGAGCGCGGCGATCATCACCCGCGAGGTGCTCGGGTACTACGACCGGGACATCACCGAGACGACGGTCGCGATCCAGGGGTTCGGGAGCGTGGGCGCGAACGCCGCCCGGCTGCTGGATTCGTACGGCGCGAACGTCGTGGCGGTCTCGGACGTCGACGGCGGGATCTACGACCCCGCCGGGCTCGACACCGAGGCGGTGATATCACACGAGGAACAGCCCGGCATGGTATCCGGTGACGCCGCGTCGGATACGCTCTCGAACGCCGAACTCCTCGAACTCGACGTCGACGTGGTGATCCCCGCCGCGATCGGCAACGTCCTCACCGCCGACAACGCCGACGACGTGCGCGCCGACATCGTGATCGAGGGCGCGAACGGGCCGACGACGACCCACGGCGACGAGATCCTCAACCGACGCGGTATCCCCGTGGTCCCCGACATCCTCGCCAACGCCGGCGGCGTGACGGTAAGCTACTTCGAGTGGCTTCAGGACATCAACCGGCGCGCGTGGTCGATCGAGGTGGTCAACGAGGAACTCGACGACGAGATGGTGTCGGCGTGGAACGACGTCCGCGAGGCGTTCGAGACCCACGACGGCGCGACGTGGCGTGAGGCCGCCTACATCGTCGGGCTCCGACGTGTCGGTGCGGCTCACAGCGCACGCGGCCTCTGGCCCTGA
- a CDS encoding MaoC family dehydratase, with protein MTGRYYEGFEVGETIEHDKHRTISEGDNQRFCDMTMNQQPLHLDSEFAAGTEFGERLVNGLYTLSLAVGLTIPETSDGTIVANLSYDDVEHPRPVFHGDTIHARSTVVEKRETSDGERGVVTMHVEALNQDEEVVCRFDRTVLSLKRPRE; from the coding sequence ATGACCGGGCGCTACTACGAGGGGTTCGAGGTCGGGGAGACCATCGAGCACGACAAACACCGAACGATCTCCGAGGGCGACAATCAGCGCTTCTGTGACATGACGATGAACCAGCAGCCCCTCCACCTCGATAGCGAGTTCGCCGCGGGGACCGAGTTCGGCGAGCGCCTCGTCAACGGGCTCTACACGCTCAGCCTCGCGGTTGGGCTCACGATCCCCGAGACCAGCGACGGCACCATCGTCGCCAACCTCTCGTACGACGACGTGGAGCATCCACGACCGGTCTTCCACGGCGACACCATCCACGCGCGTTCGACGGTGGTCGAGAAACGGGAGACCAGCGACGGCGAGCGCGGGGTCGTGACGATGCACGTCGAGGCGCTGAACCAGGACGAGGAGGTCGTCTGTAGGTTCGACCGCACCGTGTTATCGTTGAAGCGACCGCGCGAGTGA
- a CDS encoding Rrf2 family transcriptional regulator: MSSIELTDSQKKILQELVDLYRESETAVKGEAIAEMVDRNPGTIRNQMQSLKALQLVEGVPGPKGGYKPTANAYNALDIEEMDEPESVPLSHNGERVETLIVQEINLLSVHHPEKCRAEIHIQGSVRDFHEGDKVTVGPTPKSRLAITGTVDGTVDTDNTLIINTEGMEAPADG; the protein is encoded by the coding sequence ATGTCATCTATCGAACTCACGGACAGTCAGAAGAAGATCCTCCAGGAGCTCGTCGACCTCTACCGGGAGAGCGAAACCGCAGTGAAGGGGGAGGCGATCGCCGAGATGGTCGACCGGAACCCGGGCACGATACGCAACCAGATGCAGAGCCTGAAAGCCCTCCAGCTGGTCGAGGGGGTCCCGGGGCCGAAGGGTGGCTACAAGCCGACGGCGAACGCGTACAACGCGCTCGACATCGAGGAGATGGACGAGCCGGAGTCCGTCCCCCTCAGCCACAACGGCGAGCGCGTCGAGACGTTGATCGTCCAGGAGATCAACCTCCTCAGCGTTCATCACCCCGAGAAGTGCCGGGCCGAGATCCACATCCAGGGGTCGGTACGGGACTTCCACGAGGGTGACAAGGTAACCGTCGGCCCGACGCCGAAATCGAGGCTCGCGATCACGGGTACCGTCGACGGCACCGTCGACACCGACAACACCCTGATCATCAACACCGAGGGCATGGAAGCCCCGGCCGACGGCTAG
- a CDS encoding GNAT family N-acetyltransferase has protein sequence MSVDVTTSIVESGSDEHVGSAWELKERIREREGVLKQRRGFFTDAYRRATVHLLFAGDHDADAADSLIGFAAVRRDGYVLFLAIDGDHRGEGFGGRLIATVAEEHDTVTCHARATNEAAVAFYKHIGFEVERHIEHYYEDGGAAYYLKLGDRAGLADRLSAFVRGR, from the coding sequence GTGAGCGTCGATGTCACGACCAGTATCGTCGAGTCGGGCAGCGACGAGCACGTCGGTTCGGCGTGGGAGCTGAAAGAGCGCATCCGCGAGCGGGAGGGTGTGCTCAAACAGCGCCGCGGCTTCTTCACCGACGCCTACCGTCGCGCCACCGTCCACCTCCTGTTCGCCGGCGACCACGACGCCGACGCGGCCGACTCGCTCATCGGCTTCGCGGCGGTCCGACGCGACGGCTACGTTCTCTTTCTCGCCATCGACGGCGACCACCGCGGCGAGGGCTTCGGCGGCCGCCTCATCGCCACCGTCGCCGAGGAACACGACACCGTGACCTGCCACGCCCGCGCGACCAACGAGGCCGCCGTCGCGTTCTACAAACACATCGGCTTCGAGGTCGAGCGCCACATCGAACACTACTACGAGGACGGCGGCGCGGCCTACTACCTCAAACTCGGCGACCGCGCCGGGCTCGCCGACCGGCTCTCCGCCTTCGTTCGCGGGCGCTGA
- a CDS encoding dodecin — protein MVYKKITMIGTSEESFEAATDAAIDRAEETLNEVTWATAENLGVDIGDTGEREYQVEVEIAFELDE, from the coding sequence ATGGTCTACAAGAAGATCACGATGATCGGTACCAGCGAGGAGAGCTTCGAGGCCGCAACCGACGCCGCGATCGACCGCGCCGAGGAGACCCTCAACGAAGTGACGTGGGCGACGGCCGAGAACCTCGGGGTCGACATCGGGGACACGGGCGAGCGTGAGTACCAGGTCGAAGTCGAGATCGCGTTCGAACTCGACGAGTAA